GTGGAAGACCTGTTATTGTAACAGGCTATCGAAAGAACTACATATACGACTGGAGAATATTGAAAGGCCTCGCCACACTTGGTGCTCCTGCTCCAGAGAAGGAGTCGGCGATTCTCAGCGTGAGAGAGGTGTATTAACGTGAAAAGAGGAAGTCTCATGATAGAAACCTTGATAAGCTTGATTTTGATCCTTCTGGTCGCGATGATTTTCATGTCCATGATTTTGACGGCGATGAAAAACACGGTGAACACTGAGAGATCCATAAAAGCGTTTCTCCTGGTGAACTTCGCGTACGATTATCTTTCCAAATTCAGGGCGGGACACGAAATTCTCAAGAGTGAATACAGCGTGGTTGACAACATGAACAAAGGTTTTTGGAACGATCGATGGAGTAACAGTAATCCCCCATTTCCCTATATTGAGGATCTTCAGGAAGAGGAAATCGTACTTCCAACACCGGATGGAACAGTAATCTACAGGAAAGTCATTTTAAAGATAAAGACCGATAAACAAAACTCAATAACTCGCGTTGTGATAATAGGTGACTAAAGACTCGTAATCGATGGACGATATTAAAAAATGAGAGGAAGGGTTTCGGAGGGATCCACGATGAGAATAGATCCCACGGATGGGAAAGGAAACGAGGTGTTCCACAAAGAAATAACAAGAAGGGAACTGCATGTGGAAGGCAAAAACACTTTCGTCACCGAAACACAAAAACAGCAGGAGAAAGATGTGCAAAGGGCTATAGAAGAGTTCTCAAAAAAGCTGGAAAAACTGAGAAAAATATTCAGAGGAGAGGCGGAGTTCAAGTACGACGACGAACTCAACATGGTGATTGTGAAGATAAAGGACTCTGAAACGGGTGAGCTCATCAGACAGATCCCTCCAGAGGTGATGGTGAAACTAGCAAAGAGCATAAACGAGTTGCTCGGTATCCTGTTGGACGAGAGGGTGTGATACGATGGACCTGAGTAAGATAGCTAGCACCATCAACATGAGGTACTACTCCCAGCTCGGTGGATTCCAGGTGGGAGGGGCCGTCAGCGGTTTGGACACGCAGTCGATCATAGATGCCATTCTCGAAGCAGAGAGTCAGCCGCTTCAGGATTTGACAGAAAAATACGAAAAGTACGAACTTATGCAAAAGGCTTACGAAGAGGTAAAAACGAAGCTGAGGGAATTCAGAGATCTGGTTTACAGCTTCAAACTGCAGAGTACTATCGTTCAGAAGACGGCCTTTTCATCGAACGAAACTTTTCTTTCAGCTGAAGCTTCCTCTGTAGCCATCACAGGTGTGTACCACGTGAGGATCGTTCAGACCGCAACGTACACCACCCTGGTAGGCACAAATGAGGTAGTGCCACCACCCGATTCCACCAAAACCTTTGGTGAGCTCGACTACATGTACTCACCCCAGGAGGGAACAGTGAGACTGTACAACAACGAGTCCGGAAGTTACCAGGACGTCCAGATTCTATCCAGCGATACCATAGATGATATTGTAAGCAAGCTGAACAGCACTCTCTCAAGCCTTGGAATCACGGGGACGGT
This genomic interval from Thermotoga sp. contains the following:
- a CDS encoding flagellar protein FlaG, with amino-acid sequence MRIDPTDGKGNEVFHKEITRRELHVEGKNTFVTETQKQQEKDVQRAIEEFSKKLEKLRKIFRGEAEFKYDDELNMVIVKIKDSETGELIRQIPPEVMVKLAKSINELLGILLDERV